The following DNA comes from Enterobacter sp. SA187.
GCTGGCAGGCAGCGTGCTCTATGACGGCAGCCTGACCCGTCTGGACGGGATCTTCCTGCTATTACTGGCGGTTGCATGGCTGCTGTTTATTGTGAAAATAGGCCGCCTCGCCGAACGTCAGGGCAATGACAGCCTGACCCGCGAGCAGATCGCCGAGTTGCCCCGCGAAGGCAGCCTGTCGGTGGCCTTTTTGTGGTTAGGCGTGGCGCTGATCATCATGCCGATGGCCACCCGCATGGTGATCGATAACGCCACCGTGCTGGCGAACTTCTTTGCCATGAGCGAGCTGACCATCGGGCTGACCGTCATCGCCATTGGCACCAGCTTACCGGAACTGGCGACGGCGATTGCGGGCGCCCGCAAAGGCGAAGATGACATCGCCATCGGGAACATTATTGGTTCCAATATTTTCAATTTAGCTATCGTGCTGGGCCTGCCGGCGCTTATTGCCCCCGGCGCGTTTAACCCGCTCGCGTTCAGCCGTGATTATGGGGTAATGCTGGTGGTCAGCGTGATTTTCGCCCTGTTGTGCTGGCGTCCACGGCGTCAGACGGGTAAAGGCGCGGGCGCGCTGTTGATCGGCGGCTTTATCCTTTGGATGGCGATGCTCTACTGGCTGTCGCCTTTTTTTACCGGTTAATGGGAACTGAATATGTCGCAAATAGATTTGCCGCCGGGCTTTGACTTTCAGCAGGCAGGTAAGGATGTCCTGGATATTGAACGTGAAGGCCTGGCACATCTCGATCAGTACATTAATCAGGACTTCAGCGAAGCCTGCGAAAAAATGTTCTACTGCGCCGGTAAAATCGTGGTGATGGGCATGGGCAAATCGGGTCATATCGCCCGCAAAATGGCGGCGACTTTCGCCAGCACCGGCACCCCGTCGTTCTTCGTGCATCCCGGCGAAGCGGCGCACGGCGATCTGGGGATGGTCGCGCCGCAGGATATTGTCATCGCCCTGTCGAATTCCGGCGAATCCAACGAGATCCTGGCGCTAATCCCGGTATTAAAGCGTTTGCAGGTGCCGCTGATCTGCATGACCAGCCGCCCGGAAAGCAGTATGGCGCGGGCGGCAGACATTCATTTATGCGTTAAAGTACCGCGCGAAGCCTGCCCGCTGGGGCTGGCACCGACCTCCAGCACCACCGCGGCGCTGGTGATGGGCGATGCGCTGGCGGTGGCGCTGTTAAAGGCCCGCGGCTTTACGGCGGAAGATTTCGCGCTTTCCCATCCGGGCGGCGCCCTTGGCCGTAAACTGCTGCTGCGGGTGAATGACATCATGCACACCGGCGATGAGATCCCCCACGTCAGCAAAGACGCCACGCTGCGCGATGCGCTGCTGGAGATCACACGCAAAAATCTGGGCATGACGGTCATCTGCGACGATTTGATGAAAATCGAAGGTATTTTCACCGACGGCGACTTACGCCGCGTATTCGATATGGGCGCGGATGTCCGCAATCTCGGCATTGCTGACGTCATGACTCCCGGCGGTATTCGCGTACGTTCCGGGGTGCTGGCGGTCGACGCGCTCAACCTGATGCAGTCCCGCCACATCACCGTGGTTATGGTTGCCGATGGCGACCAGTTGCTGGGTGTGGTACATATGCATGATCTACTGCGCGCAGGCGTAGTGTAATAAGGATAAAAAGAATGAGTAACGCTGGTGCTTCACTTGCAACCTGCTACGGTCCCGTCAGCGCGCAAGTGATGGCAAAGGCGGAGAAAATCCGCCTGCTGATCCTCGACGTGGATGGTGTCATGTCGGATGGACTGATTTTTATGGGCAACAACGGCGAAGAGTTAAAGGCGTTTAACGTCCGTGATGGTTATGGCATTCGTTGCGCCCTCACCTCCGGTATTGAGGTGGCGATAATTACGGGCCGTAAGGCTAAACTGTTAGAAGATCGCTGCGTTACGCTCGGCATTACGCATCTGTATCAGGGGCAGTCCGATAAACGCATTGCGTTTAAACAGCTGCTTTCCGATCTGGCGGTATCAGCCGATGAAGTGGCCTATATTGGCGACGATCTCATTGACTGGCCGGTGATGGCGGACGTGGGTCTGAGCGTGGCGGTCGCTGATGCGCACCCGATGCTGATCCCGCGTGCCGATTACGTGACCTACATTAATGGCGGCCGCGGAGCCGTCCGGGAAGTCTGCGATCTGCTGTTACTGGCGCAGGGCAAACTTGAAGCAGCCACAGGGCAATCAATATGAGTAAAACCAGACGTTGGGTTATCATTCTGCTGTCGCTGGTAATACTGGTGCTGATTGGCATTAATCTGGCAGACAGAGACGACACAGAGCAGGTGGTGGCAAACACCAATGAGCCGACCTACCGCAGCGAGCACACGGACACGGTGGTTTACAGCCCGGAAGGGGCGCTGAATTACCGCCTGATCGCGCAGCATGTTGAATATTTTTCCGACCAGGCGCTGTCGTGGTTCACGCAGCCGGTGTTGACGACTTTCGACAAAGACAAAATTCCTACATGGTCAATTAAGGCAGATAAGGCCAAACTGACCGATGACCGGATGCTTTATCTTTATGGACACGTTGAGGTCAACGCCCTGACCGCTGATGCTCAACTGCGTAAAATCACCACGGATAACGCCCAGATTAACCTGATCACTCAGGATGTGACGTCAAACGATCTGGTTACGTTGTACGGTACGACATTTAATTCCAGCGGCCTGAAAATGCGCGGCAACTTACGCAGCAAAAACGCCGAGCTGATTGAAAAGGTTAGAACCTCATATGAAATTCAAAACAAACAAACTCAGCCTTAACCTTATGCTTGCCAGTACGCTTCTGGCCGCCAGCATTCCCGCGTTTGCGCTGACCGGTGATACCGATCAGCCCATTCACATTGAATCCGATCAGCAATCGTTAGACATGCAGGGCAACGTCGTGACCTTCACCGGCAACGTTGTCGTCACCCAGGGCACCATCAAAATCAATGCCGATAAAGTGGTGGTGACGCGTCCCGGCGGCGAAGAAGGTAAAGAAGTGATTGACGGCTTCGGCAAGCCAGCCACTTTCTACCAGATGCAGGATAGCGGCAAGCCGGTAAAAGGCCATGCCTCTCAGTTGCACTATGAACTGCAAAATGACTTCGTGGTGCTGACCGGCGATGCCTTCCTTGAGCAGCTCGACAGCAACATCAAAGGCGACAAAATTACCTATCTGGTGAAAGAGCAGAAAATGCAGGCTTACAGCGAGAAAGGTAAGCGCGTCACCACCGTTCTGGTGCCGTCGCAACTGCAGGACAAAAGCGCAACCCCGGCTCCGGCACAAAAAAAGAGTAACTGATCCGTTATGGCAACTTTAACTGCAAAAAATCTCGCTAAAGCTTACAAAGGCCGCCGCGTGGTGGAAGACGTCAGCCTCACCGTTAAATCCGGTGAAATTGTCGGTCTGTTAGGCCCTAACGGGGCGGGTAAAACCACCACCTTTTACATGGTGGTAGGCATCGTGCCGCGCGATGCGGGCAACATTATCATTGATGATGAAGACATCAGTCTGCTGCCGCTGCACGCCCGCGCTCGTCGCGGCATCGGCTATCTGCCGCAGGAAGCGTCGATTTTCCGTCGTCTGAGCGTGTTCGATAACCTGATGGCGGTGCTGCAAATCCGTGACGATCTGACCTCGCAACAGCGTGAAGATCGCGCCAATGAGCTGATGGAAGAGTTCCACATTGAACACCTGCGCGATAACCTCGGCCAGGCGTTGTCAGGCGGTGAACGCCGCCGTGTGGAAATCGCCCGCGCGCTGGCCGCGGATCCGAAATTTATTCTGCTGGATGAACCTTTTGCGGGCGTGGATCCAATTTCGGTTATCGACATCAAACGTATTATCGAGCACCTGCGCGACAGCGGCCTCGGTGTGCTGATTACCGACCATAACGTCCGCGAAACCCTGGCCGTGTGTGAGCGGGCTTATATCGTCAGCCAGGGGCACCTGATTGCCCATGGTACGCCGCAGCAAATCCTTGAAGACGAACAGGTTAAGCGCGTATATCTTGGGGAAGGCTTCAGACTCTGATAGGGTAGAGAAAATAAAGGGTTTAAGCGGAGAAGACTGCTCTGAATATGAAGCAAGGTTTGCAATTACGGCTCAGCCAACAACTGGCCATGACGCCACAATTGCAGCAGGCCATCCGTCTGTTGCAATTGTCTACGCTGGAACTTCAGCAAGAGCTTCAGCTGGCGCTGGAAAGCAACCCGTTGCTGGAGCAAACCGATCTTCACGATGAGATAGACGCCCAACCGACACAGGACACCGAAAACCTGGACGCCGTCGACGCCCTTGAACAGAAAGAGATGCCCGACGAGCTGCCGCTGGATGCCAGCTGGGACGAGATCTACACCGCCGGTACGCCTTCGGGTAACGGTGTCGATTATCAGGATGATGAACTGCCGGTTTATCAGGGTGAAACCACCCAGTCCCTGCAGGATTACCTGATGTGGCAGGTGGAACTGACCCCCTTCTCGGATACCGATCGCGCCATTGCCACCTCCATCGTCGACGCCGTTGATGACACCGGTTATCTCACCGTCTCGCTGGACGATATTCTTGAAAGCATGGGCGATGAGGAGATCGGGCTGGATGAGGTCGAGGCGGTGCTCAAGCGCGTACAGCGTTTTGATCCGATCGGCGTTGCCGCCCGCGATCTGCGTGACTGCCTGCTGATCCAGCTGTCGCAATTTAGCAAAGACACGCCCTGGCGCGACGAAGCGCAGTTGATCATCAGCGATCATCTTGATCTGCTGGCGAACCATGATTTCCGATCTCTGATGCGCGTAACGCGGCTGAAAGAAGATGTGCTAAAAGAAGCCGTCAATCTGATCCAGTCGCTCGATCCGCGACCCGGCCAGTCGATCCAGACGGGCGAACCCGAATATGTTATCCCTGACGTGCTGGTACGTAAGCATCAGGGGCGCTGGACTGTCGAGCTTAATTCCGACAGCATTCCCCGCCTGCAAATCAATCAGCACTATGCCGCCATGTGCGGCGGATCGCGTAATGACGCGGACAGCCAGTTTATCCGCAGTAATTTGCAGGATGCCAAATGGCTGATCAAAAGTCTGGAAAGCCGTAACGACACGCTGCTGCGCGTCAGCCGCTGTATCGTTGAGCAGCAGCAGGCCTTTTTTGATAAAGGCGAAGAATATATGAAACCGATGGTGCTGGCCGACATTGCCCAGGCCGTCGAGATGCACGAATCGACCATTTCACGTGTGACTACCCAGAAGTACCTGCACAGCCCACGGGGCATTTTTGAGCTCAAATATTTCTTCTCCAGCCATGTGAATACCGACAGCGGCGGCGAAGCATCGTCCACCGCCATTCGCGCGCTGGTGAAGAAACTGATAGCCG
Coding sequences within:
- a CDS encoding calcium/sodium antiporter — encoded protein: MLLATALLIIGLLLVVYSADRLVFAASILCRSLGIPPLVIGLTVVSIGTSLPEIIVSAAASMHGQIDLAIGTAIGSNIVNILLILGLAALLHPFTVHSDILRRELPLMLIMSLLAGSVLYDGSLTRLDGIFLLLLAVAWLLFIVKIGRLAERQGNDSLTREQIAELPREGSLSVAFLWLGVALIIMPMATRMVIDNATVLANFFAMSELTIGLTVIAIGTSLPELATAIAGARKGEDDIAIGNIIGSNIFNLAIVLGLPALIAPGAFNPLAFSRDYGVMLVVSVIFALLCWRPRRQTGKGAGALLIGGFILWMAMLYWLSPFFTG
- the kdsD gene encoding arabinose-5-phosphate isomerase KdsD, yielding MSQIDLPPGFDFQQAGKDVLDIEREGLAHLDQYINQDFSEACEKMFYCAGKIVVMGMGKSGHIARKMAATFASTGTPSFFVHPGEAAHGDLGMVAPQDIVIALSNSGESNEILALIPVLKRLQVPLICMTSRPESSMARAADIHLCVKVPREACPLGLAPTSSTTAALVMGDALAVALLKARGFTAEDFALSHPGGALGRKLLLRVNDIMHTGDEIPHVSKDATLRDALLEITRKNLGMTVICDDLMKIEGIFTDGDLRRVFDMGADVRNLGIADVMTPGGIRVRSGVLAVDALNLMQSRHITVVMVADGDQLLGVVHMHDLLRAGVV
- the kdsC gene encoding 3-deoxy-manno-octulosonate-8-phosphatase KdsC; the encoded protein is MSNAGASLATCYGPVSAQVMAKAEKIRLLILDVDGVMSDGLIFMGNNGEELKAFNVRDGYGIRCALTSGIEVAIITGRKAKLLEDRCVTLGITHLYQGQSDKRIAFKQLLSDLAVSADEVAYIGDDLIDWPVMADVGLSVAVADAHPMLIPRADYVTYINGGRGAVREVCDLLLLAQGKLEAATGQSI
- the lptC gene encoding LPS export ABC transporter periplasmic protein LptC, producing the protein MSKTRRWVIILLSLVILVLIGINLADRDDTEQVVANTNEPTYRSEHTDTVVYSPEGALNYRLIAQHVEYFSDQALSWFTQPVLTTFDKDKIPTWSIKADKAKLTDDRMLYLYGHVEVNALTADAQLRKITTDNAQINLITQDVTSNDLVTLYGTTFNSSGLKMRGNLRSKNAELIEKVRTSYEIQNKQTQP
- the lptA gene encoding lipopolysaccharide ABC transporter substrate-binding protein LptA, whose translation is MKFKTNKLSLNLMLASTLLAASIPAFALTGDTDQPIHIESDQQSLDMQGNVVTFTGNVVVTQGTIKINADKVVVTRPGGEEGKEVIDGFGKPATFYQMQDSGKPVKGHASQLHYELQNDFVVLTGDAFLEQLDSNIKGDKITYLVKEQKMQAYSEKGKRVTTVLVPSQLQDKSATPAPAQKKSN
- the lptB gene encoding LPS export ABC transporter ATP-binding protein codes for the protein MATLTAKNLAKAYKGRRVVEDVSLTVKSGEIVGLLGPNGAGKTTTFYMVVGIVPRDAGNIIIDDEDISLLPLHARARRGIGYLPQEASIFRRLSVFDNLMAVLQIRDDLTSQQREDRANELMEEFHIEHLRDNLGQALSGGERRRVEIARALAADPKFILLDEPFAGVDPISVIDIKRIIEHLRDSGLGVLITDHNVRETLAVCERAYIVSQGHLIAHGTPQQILEDEQVKRVYLGEGFRL
- the rpoN gene encoding RNA polymerase factor sigma-54; protein product: MKQGLQLRLSQQLAMTPQLQQAIRLLQLSTLELQQELQLALESNPLLEQTDLHDEIDAQPTQDTENLDAVDALEQKEMPDELPLDASWDEIYTAGTPSGNGVDYQDDELPVYQGETTQSLQDYLMWQVELTPFSDTDRAIATSIVDAVDDTGYLTVSLDDILESMGDEEIGLDEVEAVLKRVQRFDPIGVAARDLRDCLLIQLSQFSKDTPWRDEAQLIISDHLDLLANHDFRSLMRVTRLKEDVLKEAVNLIQSLDPRPGQSIQTGEPEYVIPDVLVRKHQGRWTVELNSDSIPRLQINQHYAAMCGGSRNDADSQFIRSNLQDAKWLIKSLESRNDTLLRVSRCIVEQQQAFFDKGEEYMKPMVLADIAQAVEMHESTISRVTTQKYLHSPRGIFELKYFFSSHVNTDSGGEASSTAIRALVKKLIAAENPAKPLSDSKLTTLLSDQGIMVARRTVAKYRESLSIPPSNQRKQLV